Proteins from one Streptomyces sp. NBC_00390 genomic window:
- a CDS encoding MauE/DoxX family redox-associated membrane protein, with the protein MYYIGLAARLLLVLVFAAAAAGKSWRRGSFDAFVSSLTALRLFPRRLSAPVAVATVVAEAVTAVLLAVPATAGAGLALAMVLLGAFVAGILAARRGGRQVPCRCFGATSMPLGIPHVIRNALLAAVAAVGLAAMAVTSAPGSVHPGGLAIAGVTAAVGALMVVRMDDLLALAPIAR; encoded by the coding sequence GTGTACTACATCGGGCTTGCGGCCCGTCTCCTGCTGGTCCTCGTCTTTGCCGCCGCGGCTGCCGGGAAGTCCTGGCGCCGCGGGTCCTTCGACGCGTTCGTCTCGTCGCTGACCGCGCTGCGGCTCTTCCCCCGCCGGCTGTCCGCCCCCGTGGCCGTGGCTACGGTCGTGGCCGAGGCGGTCACGGCCGTGCTGCTGGCCGTTCCCGCGACGGCGGGCGCGGGGCTCGCCCTGGCGATGGTCCTGCTCGGCGCGTTCGTCGCCGGGATCCTGGCCGCGCGGCGGGGCGGGCGGCAGGTGCCGTGCCGGTGCTTCGGCGCCACCAGCATGCCGCTCGGCATACCGCATGTGATCCGCAACGCGCTGCTCGCCGCCGTCGCGGCGGTGGGTCTCGCAGCCATGGCCGTGACGTCCGCGCCCGGGTCGGTGCATCCGGGCGGGCTGGCGATCGCGGGCGTCACGGCGGCGGTCGGGGCCCTGATGGTGGTGCGCATGGACGACCTGCTGGCGCTTGCGCCGATTGCTCGCTGA